One segment of Cyprinus carpio isolate SPL01 chromosome B20, ASM1834038v1, whole genome shotgun sequence DNA contains the following:
- the LOC109044981 gene encoding LOW QUALITY PROTEIN: tudor domain-containing protein 15-like (The sequence of the model RefSeq protein was modified relative to this genomic sequence to represent the inferred CDS: inserted 2 bases in 1 codon) yields MERAKEESKLPAPCVLWPVEMKLTHIDCSPEDTLVHFQGQYMTICELDYNILQVEIQNAVKSKVSVKVGELCLVEDAVSGRWFRGRVQNIQKDLFHVFLLDHGDVLIVGPNRLSCISDTLLTLPPKIVCGFFANILPVQNRWDSLTESYFSSLIGSQIKGYIHARLPYHVLLLEAPDINCDLLKLRLGRHVDTSTFLLLVEMLIEEPIPQSNESVPDLLIENQMGQECCLKSSSLLGFEEILSLNGPKLKVGQKVRVVVAAAVNPRLFYCRLSSMSKDLQEMSNKLALACESGCGSLSSKPLENLGLLCAVKGKDEKWHRGFVQCLPLNSQVRVVFVDSGYCESVKVENILQLPSEFLSTPIMAFPCSLSYLEEQEETVKNQQLELLKTGLLGKALEVEIDDFHKDQNFYLVTLSTAEKHSEEQAEVKLLESEVFDRKSNFLQNVLEKMYATEMKADQTSDTVPSQALPDGSLFEGYVVHVQSPKHFWIRTKEQNPEFENMTEEIKDYFNKLQLNEEVFEDPVPGALCCAMFEKDMHYYRAIIVDTLEKGAEVFFIDFGNTEKVPSMLLKNLPRKFAIQPEFALKCALAHVTPIEDIWTTTASSFFRQVTSDKTLMVHVIHRKNGKYVVDLFERGAENNTSIATIMTTAKMALDWRYNPALASIKVEPSCKDHGNGLSKKKNRKDCHVMTFCKVTSSRPNPYHVKPECEQQNDAERCTASETTKPKVIPADTFKPIHFKPGSELSVIISHINSPSDFWCQNESSKVDLDKLMEEMQAFYQTHTIAFKSPAVCCAVKSPQDNRWHRACMLEEKYNKLYLMLVDFGIIIQEKMQNIQALAPQFFELHEQAFRCTLNLTEPFGGSSWSVEACNLFKDFVSEGSPRICRIHYHLYEQGKGLLYAVTLHTPLQQATTYLVEKGVAEEVQTPKQLISSAHPRSFVYSSFNISSGSEELVHVTQVCSPWEIYFQLDRNTEIVDTLMERVAEESHLLTATSGDCSGNVCLAKYICDGKWYRALTHPVQSHQHVSVFFVDYGDMQISEKTNVMPIPTTAVDLLMTPMQALRCSLSNVPEGEHLPEVNTWLETDILNKSFRAMFVSRDKNGHFVCDLYDGNVHVNEKVKELMSTQGVEEHDQAISIPALDSHKEEVDVDVSNSKVTPKARGRGKTKQVDKQTPKPTKSPKAECKGPIKAKRQDMPCSLKVVLPHQSLPKLCDLPGVRMEPGSKGVGFISHCNSVRSFFVQMEDDEPNILQMGEELNSTVFKDNMKNVESEVKVGDLVVAEYEEDLALYRAVVSSASNCGHLAVEFIDYGNTATVDRKNVHMLTNTFLSRPRLSTPCTLAKPYSFENNDSFIKEAVGKPLMVEFIRKLENSWEVRIEIVEDCHVDGESKYDGDQSKDVDLTSQDKFPKAFQSNNQTDSYIHKDEAVKTFQQKTKPNTQQPKCEFENNQTVATKQIKKAVAFLPKRKRTRKRKVNFQLPCATRISVTKNTSMLLKNVSPHNANDLETSKSTVSVALQDVKDNESVKSPDKSLDHPRFQDMSSKSSFDRPQTLFQAPVQMNFGYKGFAAAVTTPSEFYVILEDLLLIVDTVSAILENLPEVLAPLPEVHFVPGASCLVKSXREEKWCRAEIVQCDSTTMLMNLVDYGQYVVQSQQDVDQLKKLPDELSRLPKVTYHCLLRGVKPKGQDWSDDAIVFFQNCMCHSNLQICFRQHVSETQWEVDVVTGKQNLAKELVDADHAMYIDNMLGIRFQHEQDISSSVDVLSTTTEHTSKAECSQPLFSKDQKSSQDSVVEQNTYPMNSSEDLGPVERATLGTSGIKQCELM; encoded by the exons ATGGAGAG ggcAAAAGAGGAGTCAAAGCTCCCGGCTCCATGTGTTTTGTGGCCTGTAGAGATGAAGCTGACTCACATTGACTGCAGTCCTGAGGACACACTGGTACACTTTCAGGGCCAATATATGACCATCTGTGAACTGGACTACAACATTCTTCAAGTTGAAATTCAAAATGCTGTGAAATCGAAAGTTTCTGTTAAAGTTGGAGAACTTTGTTTGGTAGAAGATGCTGTGTCTGGCCGCTGGTTCAGAGGAAGAGTCCAAAACATCCAGAAGGATTTGTTCCACGTGTTTTTGCTGGACCATGGAGATGTGTTGATTGTTGGGCCTAACCGTTTGTCCTGTATATCTGACACACTGCTTACGCTCCCACCAAAGATTGTCTGCGGTTTCTTTGCCAACATACTGCCAGTCCAGAACCGATGGGACAGTTTGACAGAGAGTTATTTCTCTTCCTTGATAGGCAGTCAGATTAAAGGATATATCCATGCCCGTCTGCCGTACCATGTCCTCTTACTTGAAGCTCCAGACATTAATTGTGACTTGTTAAAACTGAGGCTTGGGAGACATGTGGACACTAGTACATTTCTGCTACTAGTTGAGATGCTCATTGAGGAACCGATTCCACAAAGCAATGAATCTGTCCCAGATCTCTTGATTGAAAACCAAATGGGGCAAGAATGTTGCCTCAAATCCTCAAGCCTGCTGGGCTTCGAAGAGATTCTGTCACTCAATGGCCCAAAGCTGAAAGTTGGTCAAAAAGTAAGAGTTGTTGTAGCTGCAGCCGTGAACCCTAGATTATTCTACTGTCGACTGTCATCCATGAGCAAGGACCTACAAGAAATGTCAAACAAATTGGCACTTGCATGTGAATCAGGCTGTGGTTCCCTAAGCAGTAAACCTCTTGAAAATCTCGGCTTGCTCTGTGCAGTCAAAGGGAAAGATGAAAAATGGCACAGAGGATTTGTGCAATGTCTCCCTCTCAACTCTCAGGTCCGAGTTGTGTTTGTCGACAGTGGCTATTGTGAATCGGTGAAAGTTGAAAACATCCTTCAGCTACCATCAGAATTCCTCTCAACACCGATCATGGCATTCCCATGTTCACTTTCATACTTGGAAGAACAAGAAGAGACCGTTAAAAACCAACAACTAGAGCTTCTCAAGACTGGGTTGCTTGGGAAGGCGTTAGAGGTTGAAATCGATGACTTTCACAAAGATCAGAACTTCTACTTGGTCACATTGAGCACTGCTGAGAAGCACTCAGAGGAGCAAGCTGAAGTTAAACTGCTTGAAAGTGAAGTGTTTGACAGGAAGTCCAACTTTCTCCAAAATGTCCTTGAAAAGATGTATGCAACAGAGATGAAAGCAGACCAGACTTCTGATACAGTTCCTAGTCAAGCATTACCTGATGGTTCTCTATTTGAGGGTTATGTGGTGCATGTCCAAAGTCCAAAACATTTCTGGATAAGGACAAAAGAACAAAATCCTGAGTTTGAAAACATGACTGAAGAAATCAAAGATTACTTCAACAAACTACAATTGAATGAGGAGGTTTTTGAAGACCCAGTGCCTGGTGCACTTTGCTGTGCAATGTTTGAAAAAGACATGCATTACTACAGGGCCATTATAGTAGATACTTTGGAAAAAGGAGCTGAGGTGTTTTTCATTGACTTCGGGAACACTGAAAAGGTGCCAAGCATGTTACTTAAGAATCTTCCCAGAAAGTTTGCCATTCAACCAGAATTTGCACTGAAATGTGCTTTAGCACATGTCACTCCCATTGAGGACATCTGGACAACCACAGCATCCAGCTTCTTTAGGCAAGTCACATCAGACAAAACTTTGATGGTTCATGTCATTCACAGGAAAAATGGCAAATATGTTGTTGATCTTTTTGAAAGAGGAGCTGAAAATAATACTAGCATTGCAACCATCATGACAACAGCAAAAATGGCCCTGGATTGGAGATACAACCCAGCATTGGCATCTATTAAAGTGGAGCCGTCATGTAAAGATCATGGAAATGGTctgagcaagaaaaaaaatagaaaggacTGTCATGTGATGACCTTTTGCAAAGTCACATCTTCTAGGCCCAACCCATATCATGTGAAACCAGAGTGTGAACAACAGAATGACGCTGAAAGATGTACTGCCAGTGAGACAACTAAACCGAAGGTCATTCCTGCTGACACTTTCAAACCGATACATTTCAAACCTGGATCTGAATTAAGTGTCATTATCTCACACATAAATTCTCCATCTGATTTTTGGTGCCAAAACGAAAGCTCAAAAGTTGATCTGGACAAATTGATGGAAGAGATGCAGGCATTTTACCAAACGCACACAATTGCGTTCAAGTCGCCTGCAGTATGCTGTGCTGTAAAGTCTCCGCAGGACAACCGATGGCATAGAGCATGCATGTTAGaagaaaaatacaacaaactgTATTTGATGTTGGTTGACTTTGGCATAATTATCCAGGAAAAGATGCAAAATATCCAAGCTCTTGCCCCACAGTTCTTTGAACTTCATGAACAAGCATTTCGATGCACTTTGAACTTGACTGAACCTTTCGGAGGAAGTTCTTGGAGTGTAGAAGCATGCAATTTGTTTAAGGATTTTGTGTCTGAGGGTTCGCCCAGAATATGCAGAATTCATTACCACCTTTATGAGCAAGGAAAAGGTCTCCTCTATGCAGTCACCCTTCATACGCCTCTTCAACAGGCAACCACATACCTTGTAGAGAAAGGCGTTGCAGAGGAAGTGCAAACTCCGAAGCAGCTAATCTCATCAGCCCACCCTCGCTCGTTCGTTTACTCTTCTTTCAACATAAGTTCTGGAAGCGAAGAACTGGTACATGTTACTCAAGTTTGCAGTCCTTGGGAAATCTATTTCCAGCTTGACAGGAATACAGAGATCGTTGATACACTGATGGAGAGAGTTGCTGAAGAAAGTCACCTCTTGACTGCGACATCTGGGGACTGCAGTGGTAATGTTTGCCTGGCCAAATATATCTGTGACGGCAAATGGTACAGGGCTCTGACGCATCCTGTTCAATCCCATCAGCATGTGAGTGTGTTCTTTGTCGATTATGGTGATATGCAAATTTCTGAGAAAACAAATGTTATGCCGATTCCCACAACGGCAGTTGACTTACTGATGACACCAATGCAGGCTCTGAGATGCAGTCTTTCGAATGTTCCAGAGGGGGAACATTTGCCAGAAGTCAACACGTGGCTCGAGACTGACATCCTCAACAAATCCTTCCGTGCCATGTTTGTTTCAAGGGACAAAAATGGACATTTTGTTTGTGATCTCTATGATGGAAATGTGCATGTCAATGAAAAAGTCAAAGAACTCATGTCAACTCAGGGTGTGGAAGAACATGATCAGGCTATCAGCATACCTGCATTAGATTCCCACAAAGAAGAAGTGGATGTTGATGTTTCAAACAGTAAAGTGACCCCCAAAGCAAGGGGACGTGGTAAAACCAAACAGGTTGATAAGCAAACTCCAAAACCCACAAAATCTCCTAAAGCAGAATGCAAAGGACCAATAAAAGCAAAAAGGCAGGACATGCCCTGCTCTCTTAAAGTGGTGCTGCCTCATCAGAGCTTGCCAAAACTTTGTGATCTTCCTGGTGTCAGAATGGAACCAGGTTCTAAAGGCGTGGGCTTCATCTCTCATTGCAATTCTGTTAGAAGCTTCTTTGTCCAGATGGAAGACGATGAACCAAACATCCTTCAGATGGGTGAGGAACTGAACAGCACCGTCTTCAAGGATAACATGAAAAATGTGGAATCTGAAGTAAAAGTAGGGGACCTCGTTGTGGCTGAGTATGAAGAAGACTTGGCTTTGTACAGAGCTGTTGTCTCCAGCGCATCAAACTGTGGCCACTTAGCAGTCGAGTTTATTGATTACGGCAATACTGCAACTGTCGACAGGAAGAATGTTCACATGCTAACCAATACGTTTTTGTCTCGGCCCAGATTGAGCACTCCATGCACACTTGCGAAACCTTACTCTTTTGAAAACAATGACTCTTTTATCAAGGAAGCAGTTGGTAAGCCTTTAATGGTTGAGTTCATACGAAAGCTCGAAAATTCATGGGAAGTGAGGATCGAGATTGTTGAGGATTGCCATGTAGATGGGGAATCAAAGTATGATGGTGATCAAAGCAAAGATGTAGATTTGACAAGTCAAGACAAATTTCCAAAAGCCTTCCAGAGCAACAACCAAACAGATTCTTACATCCACAAGGATGAAGCAGTAAAAACCTTCCAGCAAAAGACCAAGCCAAACACACAACAACCCAAATGTGAATTTGAAAACAATCAGACAGttgcaacaaaacaaataaagaaagcaGTCGCTTTCTTAccgaaaagaaaaagaacaagaaagagaAAGGTTAACTTCCAACTACCATGTGCGACAAGAATTTCAGTGACTAAAAACACAAGTatgttgttaaaaaatgtttctccCCATAATGCTAATGACCTTGAAACCTCTAAGTCAACTGTTAGCGTTGCTCTGCAAGATGTGAAAGACAACGAGTCAGTGAAAAGTCCTGATAAGTCGCTTGACCATCCTCGCTTCCAAGACATGTCTTCAAAGAGCAGCTTTGATCGACCACAGACTCTATTCCAGGCCCCTGTCCAAATGAACTTTGGATATAAAGGATTTGCGGCAGCCGTCACAACCCCATCCGAATTTTACGTCATTCTTGAAGACCTGCTTTTGATTGTAGATACAGTCTCTGCCATTCTTGAGAACCTTCCCGAAGTATTGGCACCATTACCAGAGGTTCATTTTGTTCCAGGTGCGAGCTGTTTGGTGAAATC CAGAGAAGAAAAATGGTGCAGGGCAGAGATCGTACAATGCGATTCCACAACCATGCTCATGAACTTGGTTGACTATGGCCAGTATGTCGTTCAGTCTCAACAGGATGTCGACCAGCTAAAAAAACTTCCAGACGAGCTCAGTAGATTACCTAAAGTCACCTACCATTGTTTACTGAGGGGAGTTAAGCCCAAAGGCCAGGACTGGTCTGATGATGCCATCGTTTTCTTCCAGAACTGTATGTGTCATAGCAACCTTCAGATATGTTTCAGACAGCATGTTTCTGAGACACAGTGGGAGGTCGACGTTGTCACTGGAAAACAAAATCTCGCAAAAGAGTTAGTAGATGCTGATCATGCCATGTATATTGATAATATGCTTGGAATCAGGTTTCAGCATGAGCAAGACATCTCCAGTAGTGTGGATGTTTTATCCACGACAACTGAGCACACAAGCAAAGCCGAATGTTCTCAGCCACTCTTTTCAAAGGATCAAAAGTCATCTCAAGATTCTGTTGTGGAGCAAAACACATACCCTATGAACAGCAGTGAAGATCTCGGACCTGTAGAGAGGGCAACGCTTGGTACATCAGGTATCAAACAAT
- the LOC109113658 gene encoding DNA-binding protein RFX6 isoform X1 produces the protein MPMKRNIGNPLKNDTFHHLQASQTKRACKNADDLHAAILVDQDNLGKNMFFKAGLDEEEDSGIKSEADESNGSISSEEDLGHLDYSKTFSVKQTVPKKSISQIIKDKKKQTQLTLQWLEENYIVCEGVCLPRCILYAHYLDFCRKEKLDPACAATFGKTIRQKFPLLTTRRLGTRGHSKYHYYGIGIKETSAYYHSVYSGKGLTRFSGSKLKNEGGFTRKYSLSSKTGTLLPEFPSAQHLVLQESVSKDKVDTLIMMYKTHCQCILDNAINVNFEEIQNFLLHFWQGMPEHLLPLLENPVIVDIFCVCDSILYKVLTDVLIPATMQDMPESLLADIRNFAKHWEHWMVSSLENLPEILSEKKLPIARRFVSSLKRQTSFLHLAQIARPALFDQNVVTSMVNDIDKVDLNSIGSQALLSVTNDQDSDFYSEYDSISVFQELKDLLRKNATVESFIEWLDSVVEQKVIKPSKQNGRSVKKRAQDFLLKWSFFGARVMHNLTLNNAASFGSFHLIRMLLDEYILLAIETQFNNDREQDLQNLLEKYMRSADASKATFTASPSSCFLANRNKSGVASSDSTVKDENPPEHDFLSLTAAQQGLGTSTVVYHSTDPDNFTISGQMDYLQNSAPLMTPPISPAMINRSSVINQGPMAVRPQSSCPIQPQVSCQSFSDSMYQSLHNASSGSYPSSSYYQPVFRAQTHTPTSAYQARAESGRYAPFSGHQLTKDCFSSSCTVSPYSSRVAATGYAASGDPVMDTEGVQLLDSTVYSFGGSAASGDGCSGPVCSSGHNGYYSSSGYVDTQRMGTFIDQHVSVISSVSSIRSVSAYAEVHDPLNILDDTSRKTTRPYYTDLSAMGTHTAGSSIAHSCSVSTPCMYGTPAPYHSQNALLPLQGTTEIREMVSSLPPINTVFMGSTGGPS, from the exons ATGCCAATGAAAAGAAATATAGGGAACCCATTGAAGAATGACACATTTCATCATCTACAAGCGTCGCAGACAAAGAGAGCTTGCAAAAATGCAGATGACCTCCACGCTGCAATTCTTGTTGACCAAGACAATCTcgggaaaaacatgtttttcaaagcCGGGCTTGATGAGGAGGAGGATTCTGGCATTAAATCAG AAGCTGATGAAAGTAATGGAAGCATTTCCTCTGAAGAGGACCTGGGCCACCTGGATTATTCGAAGACGTTTTCTGTCAAACAAACTGTGCCAAAGAAAAGCATCAGTCAGATCATCAAGGACAAGAAGAAACAGACTCAACTTACTTTACAATG gcTCGAGGAAAATTACATCGTTTGCGAAGGTGTTTGCCTGCCACGGTGCATCCTCTATGCTCATTATTTAGACTTTTGTCGGAAGGAGAAATTGGATCCTGCTTGTGCTGCCACTTTTGGGAAG ACCATAAGGCAGAAATTTCCTCTGCTTACAACACGAAGGCTTGGAACCAGAGGCCATTCGAA GTATCATTATTATGGTATTGGAATCAAAGAGACCAGTGCGTATTATCACTCTGTGTACTCTGGAAAAGGTTTGACACG ATTCTCTGGAAGCAAGCTAAAAAATGAG GGAGGATTCACCAGAAAATACTCTCTTAGTTCTAAAACAGGAACTCTTTTACCTGAATTCCCGAGTGCACAGCATTTAGTGCTTCAGGAGTCTGTTTCAAAAGATAAG gtcgACACATTGATTATGATGTACAAAACCCACTGTCAGTGCATTCTGGACAATGCCATTAATGTCAACTTTGAGGAG ATCCAGAACTTTCTACTTCACTTCTGGCAAGGAATGCCTGAACATCTTCTGCCACTGCTAGAGAATCCGGTTATCGTGGACatcttctgtgtgtgtgactCTATACTCTACAAA GttttgactgatgttctcatccCTGCTACAATGCAGGATATGCCAGAGAG TCTTTTGGCAGATATTCGAAATTTTGCCAAGCACTGGGAACACTGGATGGTGTCTTCCTTAGAGAATCTTCCAGAAATTCTCTCAGAAAAGAAACTGCCGATAGCGCGACGATTTGTGTCTTCCTTAAAGAGACAGACCTCCTTTCTACATCTTGCACAG ATTGCAAGACCTGCACTTTTTGACCAGAATGTAGTGACTTCTATGGTGAATGATATTGATAAGGTGGATCTGAACAGTATTGGTTCTCAAGCACTCCTTTCAGTTACAAATGACCAAGATTCAGACTTCTACTCTGAAT ATGACTCAATTTCAGTCTTTCAAGAGTTGAAAGACCTCCTGAGGAAAAACGCCACAGTAGAGTCTTTCATTGAATGGTTGGACTCAGTGGTCGAGCAGAAAGTTATTAAG CCCAGCAAACAAAATGGTCGGTCAGTGAAGAAGCGAGCTCAAGATTTCCTTCTGAAGTGGAGTTTTTTTGGAGCACGAGTGATGCACAATCTCACCCTAAACAACGCTGCTAGCTTTG GCTCGTTTCATCTCATTCGGATGCTTTTGGATGAGTACATCCTGCTAGCCATTGAAACACAATTCAACAACGACAGAGAGCAAGACCTTCAGAATCTACTGGAGAAATACATGAGGAGTGCAG ATGCTAGTAAGGCTACTTTTACCGCCTCCCCAAGTTCCTGTTTCTTGGCCAATCGGAATAAATCCGGTGTGGCGTCCAGTGATTCAACTGTCAAGGACGAGAACCCACCAGAACATGACTTCCTGTCACTCACAGCTGCACAGCAGGGGCTCGGGACCAGTACTGTTGTGTACCATAGTACCGATCCGGACAACTTTACTATATCTG GTCAAATGGATTACTTGCAGAACAGTGCCCCCCTGATGACCCCTCCGATCTCTCCTGCCATGATCAACCGCAGCAGCGTGATCAACCAGGGCCCGATGGCTGTGAGGCCGCAGAGCAGCTGCCCCATCCAGCCCCAAGTGTCCTGCCAGAGCTTCTCCGACAGCATGTACCAGAGTCTGCACAATGCTAGTTCAGGCTCCTATCCCAGCTCGTCTTACTACCAGCCTGTGTTCAGAGCTCAGACTCACACTCCAACATCAGCCTATCAGGCTCGTGCTGAAAGCGGCCGCTACGCACCCTTCTCTGGACACCAGCTGACCAAAGACTGCTTCAGCAGCAGCTGCACTGTGTCTCCCTACAGCTCGAGGGTTGCAGCGACTGGATACGCAGCCTCAGGTGACCCTGTGATGGATACTGAGGGCGTACAGCTGCTGGACTCCACAGTGTACAGCTTTGGAGGAAGTGCTGCCAGTGGAGATGGATGTTCAGGTCCAGTTTGCAGCTCTGGTCACAATG GATATTACAGCAGCAGCGGGTATGTGGACACTCAGAGGATGGGCACGTTTATCGATCAGCATGTGTCAGTTATCAGCAGTGTGAGCAGCATTCGCTCCGTTTCAGCCTATGCTGAAGTACACGACCCTCTCAACATCCTGGACGACACGAGCAGGAAGACAACAAGACCCTACTACACGGACCTGTCTGCAAtgggcacacacacagcag GATCCAGCATTGCTCATTCCTGCTCCGTCTCGACACCCTGCATGTATGGAACTCCTGCTCCTTATcactcccagaatgcactgctgcCTCTCCAGGGGACCACAGAGATCAGAGAAATGGTGTCGTCTCTGCCCCCCATTAACACTGTGTTCATGGGGTCAACTGGAGGGCCGTCCTGA
- the LOC109113658 gene encoding DNA-binding protein RFX6 isoform X2: protein MFFKAGLDEEEDSGIKSEADESNGSISSEEDLGHLDYSKTFSVKQTVPKKSISQIIKDKKKQTQLTLQWLEENYIVCEGVCLPRCILYAHYLDFCRKEKLDPACAATFGKTIRQKFPLLTTRRLGTRGHSKYHYYGIGIKETSAYYHSVYSGKGLTRFSGSKLKNEGGFTRKYSLSSKTGTLLPEFPSAQHLVLQESVSKDKVDTLIMMYKTHCQCILDNAINVNFEEIQNFLLHFWQGMPEHLLPLLENPVIVDIFCVCDSILYKVLTDVLIPATMQDMPESLLADIRNFAKHWEHWMVSSLENLPEILSEKKLPIARRFVSSLKRQTSFLHLAQIARPALFDQNVVTSMVNDIDKVDLNSIGSQALLSVTNDQDSDFYSEYDSISVFQELKDLLRKNATVESFIEWLDSVVEQKVIKPSKQNGRSVKKRAQDFLLKWSFFGARVMHNLTLNNAASFGSFHLIRMLLDEYILLAIETQFNNDREQDLQNLLEKYMRSADASKATFTASPSSCFLANRNKSGVASSDSTVKDENPPEHDFLSLTAAQQGLGTSTVVYHSTDPDNFTISGQMDYLQNSAPLMTPPISPAMINRSSVINQGPMAVRPQSSCPIQPQVSCQSFSDSMYQSLHNASSGSYPSSSYYQPVFRAQTHTPTSAYQARAESGRYAPFSGHQLTKDCFSSSCTVSPYSSRVAATGYAASGDPVMDTEGVQLLDSTVYSFGGSAASGDGCSGPVCSSGHNGYYSSSGYVDTQRMGTFIDQHVSVISSVSSIRSVSAYAEVHDPLNILDDTSRKTTRPYYTDLSAMGTHTAGSSIAHSCSVSTPCMYGTPAPYHSQNALLPLQGTTEIREMVSSLPPINTVFMGSTGGPS from the exons atgtttttcaaagcCGGGCTTGATGAGGAGGAGGATTCTGGCATTAAATCAG AAGCTGATGAAAGTAATGGAAGCATTTCCTCTGAAGAGGACCTGGGCCACCTGGATTATTCGAAGACGTTTTCTGTCAAACAAACTGTGCCAAAGAAAAGCATCAGTCAGATCATCAAGGACAAGAAGAAACAGACTCAACTTACTTTACAATG gcTCGAGGAAAATTACATCGTTTGCGAAGGTGTTTGCCTGCCACGGTGCATCCTCTATGCTCATTATTTAGACTTTTGTCGGAAGGAGAAATTGGATCCTGCTTGTGCTGCCACTTTTGGGAAG ACCATAAGGCAGAAATTTCCTCTGCTTACAACACGAAGGCTTGGAACCAGAGGCCATTCGAA GTATCATTATTATGGTATTGGAATCAAAGAGACCAGTGCGTATTATCACTCTGTGTACTCTGGAAAAGGTTTGACACG ATTCTCTGGAAGCAAGCTAAAAAATGAG GGAGGATTCACCAGAAAATACTCTCTTAGTTCTAAAACAGGAACTCTTTTACCTGAATTCCCGAGTGCACAGCATTTAGTGCTTCAGGAGTCTGTTTCAAAAGATAAG gtcgACACATTGATTATGATGTACAAAACCCACTGTCAGTGCATTCTGGACAATGCCATTAATGTCAACTTTGAGGAG ATCCAGAACTTTCTACTTCACTTCTGGCAAGGAATGCCTGAACATCTTCTGCCACTGCTAGAGAATCCGGTTATCGTGGACatcttctgtgtgtgtgactCTATACTCTACAAA GttttgactgatgttctcatccCTGCTACAATGCAGGATATGCCAGAGAG TCTTTTGGCAGATATTCGAAATTTTGCCAAGCACTGGGAACACTGGATGGTGTCTTCCTTAGAGAATCTTCCAGAAATTCTCTCAGAAAAGAAACTGCCGATAGCGCGACGATTTGTGTCTTCCTTAAAGAGACAGACCTCCTTTCTACATCTTGCACAG ATTGCAAGACCTGCACTTTTTGACCAGAATGTAGTGACTTCTATGGTGAATGATATTGATAAGGTGGATCTGAACAGTATTGGTTCTCAAGCACTCCTTTCAGTTACAAATGACCAAGATTCAGACTTCTACTCTGAAT ATGACTCAATTTCAGTCTTTCAAGAGTTGAAAGACCTCCTGAGGAAAAACGCCACAGTAGAGTCTTTCATTGAATGGTTGGACTCAGTGGTCGAGCAGAAAGTTATTAAG CCCAGCAAACAAAATGGTCGGTCAGTGAAGAAGCGAGCTCAAGATTTCCTTCTGAAGTGGAGTTTTTTTGGAGCACGAGTGATGCACAATCTCACCCTAAACAACGCTGCTAGCTTTG GCTCGTTTCATCTCATTCGGATGCTTTTGGATGAGTACATCCTGCTAGCCATTGAAACACAATTCAACAACGACAGAGAGCAAGACCTTCAGAATCTACTGGAGAAATACATGAGGAGTGCAG ATGCTAGTAAGGCTACTTTTACCGCCTCCCCAAGTTCCTGTTTCTTGGCCAATCGGAATAAATCCGGTGTGGCGTCCAGTGATTCAACTGTCAAGGACGAGAACCCACCAGAACATGACTTCCTGTCACTCACAGCTGCACAGCAGGGGCTCGGGACCAGTACTGTTGTGTACCATAGTACCGATCCGGACAACTTTACTATATCTG GTCAAATGGATTACTTGCAGAACAGTGCCCCCCTGATGACCCCTCCGATCTCTCCTGCCATGATCAACCGCAGCAGCGTGATCAACCAGGGCCCGATGGCTGTGAGGCCGCAGAGCAGCTGCCCCATCCAGCCCCAAGTGTCCTGCCAGAGCTTCTCCGACAGCATGTACCAGAGTCTGCACAATGCTAGTTCAGGCTCCTATCCCAGCTCGTCTTACTACCAGCCTGTGTTCAGAGCTCAGACTCACACTCCAACATCAGCCTATCAGGCTCGTGCTGAAAGCGGCCGCTACGCACCCTTCTCTGGACACCAGCTGACCAAAGACTGCTTCAGCAGCAGCTGCACTGTGTCTCCCTACAGCTCGAGGGTTGCAGCGACTGGATACGCAGCCTCAGGTGACCCTGTGATGGATACTGAGGGCGTACAGCTGCTGGACTCCACAGTGTACAGCTTTGGAGGAAGTGCTGCCAGTGGAGATGGATGTTCAGGTCCAGTTTGCAGCTCTGGTCACAATG GATATTACAGCAGCAGCGGGTATGTGGACACTCAGAGGATGGGCACGTTTATCGATCAGCATGTGTCAGTTATCAGCAGTGTGAGCAGCATTCGCTCCGTTTCAGCCTATGCTGAAGTACACGACCCTCTCAACATCCTGGACGACACGAGCAGGAAGACAACAAGACCCTACTACACGGACCTGTCTGCAAtgggcacacacacagcag GATCCAGCATTGCTCATTCCTGCTCCGTCTCGACACCCTGCATGTATGGAACTCCTGCTCCTTATcactcccagaatgcactgctgcCTCTCCAGGGGACCACAGAGATCAGAGAAATGGTGTCGTCTCTGCCCCCCATTAACACTGTGTTCATGGGGTCAACTGGAGGGCCGTCCTGA